A region from the Rufibacter sp. DG15C genome encodes:
- a CDS encoding glycosyl hydrolase codes for MKNPFPQRFLRQSVPVLLGGLLLLPALPSEAQQKPATSKTSKAKASKEGFDEKLYNALTWRSIGPYRGGRSGTAVGVPGQPNLFYFGATGGGVWRTKDGGSSWENISDKFFGGSIGAVAVAESDPNVIYVGEGEKTVRGNVSSGFGMWKSEDAGLTWKHIGLKDSKHIPRVRIHPKNPDLVYAAVLGNIYAPNEQRGVYRSKDGGKNWERVLFVNKEVGAFDLTIDPVNPRNLYATTWRMQRTPYSLSSGGPGSGIWKSTDGGDTWKELSKNTGLPKGTLGIIGVAVSPVNNQRVWAMVEAEDGGLFRSDDGGQNWTKLNDDRNLRQRAWYYTRVTADPKNEDGVYVMNVSYHHSTDGGRTFKSYNAPHGDHHDLWIAPEDPKRMIIADDGGAQVSFDGGQNWSTMDNQPTGQFYRVVTDNAFPYRIYGAQQDNSTVRIAHRTTGRSIGMHDWQETAGAESAHLAVDPTNPEIVYGGNYGGFLSRVDHSTGFERTINVWPDNPMGHGAEDLKYRFQWNFPIFFSPHNPKKMYTTSNHVHVTTNEGQSWQDISPDLTRNEKSTLGPSGGPITKDNTSVEYYGTIFAAAESPAEENVIWTGSDDGLVHVTRDGGKTWKNVTPKNLPEWSMVNSVEPHPTQKGVMYFAATLYKKGDFQPLLYKTDDYGKSWTKIIKGINENHFTRVVRVDPKRAGLLYAGTEYGMYVSFDDGKNWQPFQMNLPIVPITDLTLKNDNLIAATQGRSFWIIDDLTPLHQLNSTVASSKVHLYKPMPSYRMNGGNNANPKLEGQNHPGGVMIHYYLAQKPDSATTVTLELLQKDGKLIKKYASNAKDRASKLDVKDGMNRFVWNMLYPEASKFEGMILWGGGTQGPRAIPGTYTARLTVNGQKQETDFEILQDPRSKTAPADLKAQFDFLLAVRDKLTETNDAISKIREARTQINSVTSKFQGREDMKDVLATAKDLNKRMTEVEEALYQTKNRSGQDPLNYPIKLNNRLANVASQASQGDYKPTEQQYAFQKEITAEIDKELQKLNQVFTKELPALNQLIRNKNVDAIIIKDTTKKEGM; via the coding sequence ATGAAGAACCCTTTCCCGCAGCGGTTCCTGCGTCAGTCCGTGCCCGTGTTGCTGGGCGGATTGCTCTTGTTGCCGGCCTTGCCCAGCGAGGCGCAACAGAAACCTGCCACCTCTAAAACATCTAAGGCCAAAGCCAGCAAAGAAGGCTTTGATGAGAAACTATACAATGCCCTCACCTGGCGCTCCATCGGGCCGTACCGGGGCGGGCGCTCAGGCACAGCGGTAGGCGTGCCGGGCCAGCCTAATCTGTTCTACTTCGGGGCGACGGGCGGTGGCGTTTGGCGCACCAAAGACGGAGGCTCCAGCTGGGAGAACATCTCTGACAAGTTCTTCGGGGGTTCTATTGGCGCGGTGGCCGTAGCCGAGTCTGACCCTAATGTGATTTACGTGGGCGAAGGCGAGAAAACGGTACGTGGCAACGTGTCCTCGGGCTTCGGCATGTGGAAGTCGGAAGACGCCGGCCTTACCTGGAAACATATCGGGCTGAAGGATTCCAAGCACATCCCAAGAGTACGCATCCACCCTAAAAACCCAGACTTGGTCTACGCGGCCGTGCTGGGCAACATCTATGCGCCCAATGAACAGCGCGGCGTGTACCGCTCCAAGGACGGCGGCAAGAACTGGGAGCGCGTGCTGTTTGTCAACAAAGAAGTAGGCGCCTTTGACCTCACCATTGACCCGGTGAATCCGCGCAACCTGTACGCCACCACCTGGCGCATGCAACGCACGCCGTACAGCCTGTCTTCGGGCGGCCCCGGTTCTGGCATCTGGAAAAGCACCGACGGCGGTGACACTTGGAAAGAACTCTCCAAAAATACCGGCTTACCGAAAGGTACTTTGGGCATTATTGGGGTAGCCGTGTCCCCAGTGAACAACCAGCGCGTGTGGGCCATGGTAGAAGCTGAGGACGGCGGACTGTTCCGGTCAGATGACGGTGGCCAGAACTGGACCAAACTCAACGATGACCGAAACCTGCGCCAGCGCGCCTGGTACTATACCCGCGTGACCGCAGACCCTAAAAACGAAGACGGCGTGTACGTGATGAACGTAAGCTACCACCACTCCACAGACGGTGGCCGCACGTTCAAAAGCTACAACGCCCCGCACGGTGACCACCATGACCTCTGGATTGCCCCAGAGGACCCCAAACGCATGATTATAGCGGATGACGGCGGTGCGCAGGTAAGCTTTGACGGCGGGCAGAATTGGAGCACCATGGACAATCAGCCTACCGGGCAGTTTTACCGCGTAGTGACGGACAACGCCTTCCCGTACCGCATTTACGGCGCGCAACAGGATAATTCTACCGTGCGCATTGCCCACCGTACCACCGGCCGAAGCATTGGCATGCATGACTGGCAGGAAACCGCCGGCGCCGAAAGTGCGCACTTGGCGGTAGACCCTACCAACCCAGAGATTGTGTACGGCGGCAACTACGGAGGCTTCTTATCCAGGGTGGACCACAGCACCGGCTTTGAGCGCACCATCAACGTGTGGCCAGACAACCCCATGGGCCACGGCGCCGAGGACTTGAAGTACCGCTTCCAGTGGAACTTCCCTATCTTCTTTTCGCCGCACAACCCCAAGAAGATGTACACCACGTCTAACCATGTGCACGTGACCACCAACGAGGGACAAAGCTGGCAGGACATCAGCCCGGATTTGACGCGCAATGAGAAGTCTACATTAGGACCGTCGGGTGGGCCTATCACCAAGGACAACACCAGCGTGGAATACTACGGCACCATCTTCGCGGCCGCGGAGTCACCCGCCGAGGAGAACGTAATTTGGACGGGCTCTGACGACGGCCTAGTGCACGTGACCCGTGACGGCGGAAAGACCTGGAAAAACGTAACGCCTAAGAACCTGCCCGAGTGGAGCATGGTGAACAGCGTGGAGCCGCATCCTACCCAGAAAGGCGTGATGTACTTTGCCGCCACGCTGTACAAAAAAGGCGATTTCCAGCCGCTGTTGTACAAGACAGATGACTACGGAAAGTCCTGGACCAAAATCATCAAAGGCATTAATGAAAACCATTTCACCCGCGTAGTGCGCGTAGACCCTAAACGCGCTGGCTTGCTGTACGCCGGTACGGAGTATGGCATGTACGTCTCGTTTGACGATGGCAAGAACTGGCAACCTTTCCAGATGAACCTGCCCATTGTGCCCATCACTGACTTGACCCTTAAAAACGACAACCTCATTGCCGCTACTCAGGGTAGAAGCTTCTGGATTATTGATGACTTGACGCCCCTGCACCAGCTCAACAGCACCGTGGCTTCTAGCAAAGTGCATTTGTACAAGCCCATGCCGAGCTACCGCATGAATGGAGGCAACAACGCCAACCCTAAACTGGAAGGCCAGAACCACCCGGGCGGGGTCATGATTCACTATTACCTGGCGCAGAAACCAGATTCGGCGACTACCGTGACGCTGGAGCTGTTGCAGAAAGACGGAAAGCTGATTAAGAAGTACGCCAGCAACGCCAAAGACCGCGCCTCTAAACTGGACGTGAAAGACGGCATGAACCGCTTCGTCTGGAACATGCTCTACCCAGAGGCCTCTAAGTTTGAAGGGATGATTCTATGGGGAGGCGGCACGCAGGGACCGAGAGCCATTCCGGGCACCTATACCGCGCGCCTCACCGTGAACGGGCAGAAACAGGAAACCGATTTTGAGATTCTTCAGGACCCACGCAGTAAAACCGCCCCGGCCGACTTGAAGGCGCAATTTGATTTCTTATTAGCCGTGCGTGACAAACTCACCGAGACCAATGACGCCATCAGCAAGATACGCGAAGCCCGCACGCAGATTAATAGCGTGACGTCTAAGTTCCAGGGACGTGAGGACATGAAAGACGTGCTGGCCACTGCCAAGGACCTGAACAAACGCATGACCGAGGTAGAAGAAGCCTTGTACCAGACCAAGAACCGCTCGGGCCAGGACCCTTTGAACTACCCTATCAAGCTGAATAACCGCCTGGCCAACGTGGCCTCGCAGGCGTCGCAGGGAGATTATAAGCCTACGGAGCAACAGTACGCATTCCAGAAGGAAATCACCGCTGAGATTGACAAGGAGTTGCAGAAGCTGAACCAAGTGTTCACCAAAGAACTGCCGGCCTTGAACCAGCTCATCCGGAACAAGAACGTAGACGCCATCATCATCAAAGACACCACCAAGAAAGAAGGTATGTAA
- a CDS encoding RDD family protein has translation MEHQDLNVSYAASSSFATTDAVLYAGFWERVGAYLIDAMVLWIPNTLIQFLVTGNLTGADENNSVNTLVLSTSLSFVLWTLYRSILESSTWQATVGKKALSLQVTTEEGERLSLIRALGRSLASLLSACIILIGYIMVAFTAKKQGLHDIIASTLVIKRK, from the coding sequence ATGGAACATCAAGACCTTAACGTATCTTATGCGGCTTCCTCTTCCTTTGCCACAACAGACGCGGTCCTCTATGCTGGCTTTTGGGAACGCGTGGGTGCGTACCTCATTGATGCCATGGTTCTCTGGATCCCCAACACCCTCATCCAATTCTTGGTAACCGGAAACTTGACTGGCGCAGATGAAAACAACTCTGTAAACACACTCGTCCTGAGCACCTCTCTATCCTTTGTACTATGGACGCTGTACCGTTCTATTCTGGAAAGCTCTACCTGGCAGGCCACGGTGGGCAAAAAAGCCCTAAGCTTGCAAGTAACCACCGAAGAAGGAGAGCGCCTTTCTTTAATACGTGCCCTAGGAAGAAGCCTTGCCAGCCTTCTGTCTGCCTGTATTATTTTGATTGGCTATATCATGGTGGCGTTCACGGCCAAGAAACAAGGATTGCATGACATCATCGCCAGCACCTTGGTCATTAAAAGAAAGTAG
- the mscL gene encoding large-conductance mechanosensitive channel protein MscL, translating to MSMIKEFKEFAMRGNVVDLAVGVVIGAAFGKVVTSFVEDVLMPPLGVLLGGVDFSDLKVVLKRGVQDAEGKFTDVTLNYGNFIQSLIDFMIIAFAIFMVVKLMNSLKRKKADSPGVPPAPTKEEVLLTEIRDALRAPNKPTV from the coding sequence ATGTCCATGATCAAAGAATTCAAAGAGTTTGCCATGCGTGGCAATGTAGTTGATTTAGCAGTGGGGGTGGTGATTGGAGCGGCCTTCGGGAAAGTAGTGACCTCTTTTGTAGAGGATGTCTTGATGCCCCCGCTGGGCGTACTTTTGGGCGGTGTTGACTTCTCAGACCTTAAAGTTGTCTTGAAGAGAGGTGTGCAAGACGCAGAAGGTAAGTTCACAGACGTGACCTTGAACTACGGTAACTTCATCCAGAGCTTGATTGACTTCATGATCATTGCCTTCGCCATTTTCATGGTCGTAAAGCTGATGAACTCCTTGAAACGCAAAAAAGCAGACTCACCAGGCGTACCGCCAGCACCTACCAAAGAAGAAGTATTATTGACTGAGATTAGAGACGCCTTGCGCGCACCTAACAAGCCAACTGTGTAA
- the rlmN gene encoding 23S rRNA (adenine(2503)-C(2))-methyltransferase RlmN, with translation MSTTLIPDIEILNRQDIRKLSLDQLKAWMTEQGEKPFRAKQVYEWIWKLTAMSFAEMNNIALPLREKLERHFTINSVAVNTSQLSEDYTIKSTFRLYDGNIVEGVLIPHPKRMTACVSSQVGCSLTCSFCATGKMDRIRNLNADEIYDQVVRIKEQTEGNYNRPLTNIVYMGMGEPLLNYANVMKSIERITAPDGLNMAARRITVSTAGIAKMIKKMADDGIKANLALSLHAANDVKRNEIMPINETNSLEALKEALVYYHNKSGRKVTYEYILLSHFNDNIEDAKELLEFSKLIPCKVNIIEYNPIGDGLFQKSEDDRLEPFMRYLADRGVQVNVRRSRGKDIDAACGQLAIKDQQQEA, from the coding sequence ATGAGTACCACTTTGATTCCAGACATAGAGATTCTGAACCGCCAGGACATAAGAAAGCTTTCCTTAGACCAACTCAAGGCATGGATGACCGAGCAGGGCGAAAAGCCTTTCCGGGCCAAGCAAGTGTATGAGTGGATTTGGAAGCTGACGGCGATGTCGTTCGCAGAGATGAACAACATCGCCTTGCCCCTGCGCGAGAAACTGGAACGCCATTTCACCATCAACAGCGTGGCCGTGAACACCAGCCAGCTGAGCGAGGACTATACCATTAAATCTACCTTCAGGCTGTATGACGGCAATATTGTAGAGGGCGTACTCATTCCGCACCCTAAGCGCATGACCGCCTGCGTGTCTAGCCAGGTAGGTTGCTCGCTTACCTGCTCTTTCTGCGCGACCGGCAAGATGGACCGCATTAGAAACCTCAACGCAGATGAGATCTATGACCAGGTGGTGCGCATCAAAGAACAGACCGAAGGCAACTACAACCGTCCGCTCACCAACATTGTGTACATGGGTATGGGCGAGCCTTTACTCAACTACGCCAACGTCATGAAGTCCATTGAGCGCATCACCGCGCCCGACGGCCTCAACATGGCCGCTCGTAGAATCACCGTCTCTACCGCCGGTATTGCCAAGATGATTAAGAAGATGGCCGATGATGGTATTAAAGCCAATCTGGCCTTATCATTGCACGCTGCCAATGACGTGAAACGCAACGAAATCATGCCTATCAATGAGACCAACTCTCTGGAGGCCTTGAAAGAAGCACTGGTCTATTACCACAACAAGTCTGGCCGCAAGGTCACCTATGAATACATTTTGCTCAGCCACTTCAATGACAACATTGAAGATGCCAAGGAATTGCTGGAGTTCTCCAAGCTCATCCCGTGTAAGGTGAACATCATTGAATACAACCCCATCGGCGATGGCCTTTTCCAGAAGTCTGAGGATGACCGCTTGGAACCGTTTATGCGCTACCTAGCCGACAGAGGCGTACAAGTCAACGTGCGCCGGAGCCGTGGCAAAGACATTGACGCCGCCTGCGGGCAATTGGCTATCAAAGACCAACAGCAAGAAGCGTAA
- a CDS encoding thioesterase family protein, giving the protein MARIQIDLPASYSFQTQLLIRITDLNYGGHLGNDALLSLLHEARVQFLLQHGYSELDLAGAGLIMSDVAIVYKGEGFYGDTLTIQVAATDFNKYGFDLVYLLTNQNGKEVAHAKTGMLCFDYTIRKLKSVPEEARERLETKA; this is encoded by the coding sequence GTGGCCCGTATCCAGATTGACCTCCCAGCAAGCTATTCCTTCCAGACGCAACTGCTCATTAGAATCACCGACTTGAACTACGGAGGGCATTTGGGCAATGACGCGCTGCTGAGTCTCTTGCATGAGGCGCGGGTGCAGTTCTTGCTGCAGCACGGCTACTCAGAGCTGGACTTGGCGGGGGCAGGCTTGATAATGAGCGATGTGGCCATCGTCTACAAAGGCGAAGGCTTTTACGGCGACACCCTCACTATACAGGTAGCGGCCACTGATTTTAACAAGTACGGCTTTGATCTGGTGTACTTGCTCACTAACCAGAACGGCAAAGAAGTGGCCCACGCCAAAACCGGCATGCTGTGCTTTGACTACACTATCCGGAAATTAAAATCGGTGCCCGAAGAAGCCAGGGAGCGCCTGGAAACTAAAGCGTAA
- a CDS encoding LD-carboxypeptidase: MNIPALQKGDTVGIVCLARKVSLEDIQLGVQLLESWGLLVVLGKTIGAEDHYFGGTDELRTTDFQEMLDNPDIKAIFSARGGYGTTRILDALDFSTLQENPKWIVGFSDITSLHCHLHALGMESIHGTMPLLMGQTDTQEADETLRQALFGEPLAYTIPAHAQNVEGTSVGELVGGNLILLNNIVGTASDIDYAGKILFLEDVGEYFYNVDRVLVHLKRLGRLQQLAGLVIGQFSDMQDTAVPFGRDVADIVLEHCTEYGYPICFDFQVGHVTRNLAMIVGREVTLEVTPEGASLTFAFTQA, translated from the coding sequence GTGAACATACCTGCCCTACAGAAAGGAGATACCGTTGGCATTGTGTGCCTGGCCAGAAAAGTAAGCCTAGAGGACATACAGTTGGGCGTACAATTGTTGGAAAGCTGGGGCCTGCTGGTGGTACTGGGGAAAACGATTGGCGCCGAAGACCATTACTTTGGTGGCACTGATGAACTGCGCACCACAGATTTCCAAGAGATGCTGGACAACCCAGACATCAAGGCCATTTTCTCAGCGCGCGGCGGCTATGGCACCACTCGTATTCTGGATGCCTTGGACTTTAGCACGCTGCAGGAAAACCCGAAGTGGATTGTCGGCTTCTCTGACATCACCTCCTTGCACTGCCACTTGCACGCGCTGGGCATGGAAAGCATTCACGGCACCATGCCCCTACTCATGGGCCAGACCGATACCCAGGAAGCCGATGAGACATTGCGTCAGGCCTTGTTTGGTGAACCTCTCGCCTACACTATTCCAGCGCATGCTCAGAATGTAGAAGGCACGTCTGTGGGTGAACTAGTAGGCGGCAATCTGATTCTGCTCAACAACATTGTGGGCACTGCCTCAGATATTGATTATGCCGGCAAGATTCTGTTTCTGGAAGACGTGGGCGAATATTTTTACAACGTGGACCGCGTCTTGGTGCACCTCAAACGCCTGGGCCGCTTGCAGCAACTAGCGGGCTTGGTGATTGGCCAATTCTCAGACATGCAGGACACGGCCGTTCCCTTCGGCCGAGACGTAGCAGATATAGTGCTGGAGCATTGCACCGAGTACGGCTATCCCATCTGCTTTGACTTCCAGGTGGGGCATGTGACAAGAAACTTGGCTATGATTGTGGGCCGCGAAGTGACTTTGGAAGTAACCCCCGAAGGCGCTTCGCTGACGTTTGCTTTCACGCAGGCTTAA
- a CDS encoding M28 family peptidase, with translation MKNNMKVAALALLVAANLYACKDKNTASTETSEPATKMATVTPPAFSADSAYQYVAAQVAFGPRVPNTPAHRACGDFLIGKLKGFGATVQVQSFTAKAYDGKTLELRNIMGQINPKASRRILLAAHWDTRHVADKDTQNRDKPIDGANDGASGVGVLLEIARQLQANPLSEGIGVDIMLFDGEDYGQPDDAGDYIPDTYCLGSQHWSKNLMPIGYKAQYGILLDMVGAKGSRFAQEEISRTYAKNVVDNIWKAAHSMGFSDYFPYQNSASITDDHYYVIQNAEIPMADIIAYDATSPDGYFGPYHHRHADNMQIIDKNTLKAVGQTVLQVVKSEK, from the coding sequence ATGAAGAATAACATGAAAGTAGCGGCACTGGCTCTGTTAGTAGCCGCCAACCTGTATGCCTGCAAAGACAAAAACACAGCCAGCACTGAGACCAGTGAACCGGCCACAAAGATGGCAACCGTGACCCCGCCGGCGTTCAGCGCTGACTCGGCGTACCAGTACGTGGCTGCGCAGGTGGCCTTCGGGCCGAGGGTGCCCAACACGCCTGCGCACCGCGCCTGCGGCGATTTTTTGATTGGTAAGCTGAAAGGCTTCGGGGCGACGGTGCAGGTGCAGAGCTTCACGGCCAAGGCCTATGACGGCAAGACCCTGGAACTGCGCAACATCATGGGCCAGATTAACCCGAAGGCATCGCGCAGAATCCTGCTGGCCGCCCACTGGGACACCCGCCACGTAGCCGACAAGGACACGCAGAACCGCGATAAACCTATTGACGGCGCCAACGACGGTGCCAGCGGTGTGGGTGTGCTTTTAGAGATTGCTCGTCAACTACAGGCTAATCCTTTAAGTGAAGGTATAGGCGTGGACATCATGCTGTTTGACGGTGAAGACTACGGCCAACCCGATGATGCCGGCGACTACATCCCAGATACGTATTGCCTGGGCTCGCAGCACTGGTCCAAGAACCTAATGCCTATTGGCTACAAAGCGCAGTATGGTATTCTGTTAGACATGGTAGGTGCTAAAGGCTCACGCTTCGCGCAAGAAGAAATCAGCAGAACCTACGCCAAAAATGTGGTGGACAACATCTGGAAAGCGGCGCACAGCATGGGCTTCTCCGACTACTTCCCGTACCAGAACAGCGCCAGCATCACGGATGATCATTACTACGTCATCCAAAACGCAGAAATCCCGATGGCGGACATCATTGCCTATGACGCCACCAGCCCAGACGGCTACTTTGGGCCGTATCATCACCGCCATGCAGACAACATGCAGATCATTGACAAGAACACTTTGAAGGCCGTCGGTCAAACAGTGCTACAAGTAGTGAAGTCAGAGAAGTAA
- the cysS gene encoding cysteine--tRNA ligase: protein MQHPLSLYNTLTRQKSTFEPLHSPFVGLYVCGPTVYGDAHLGHARPYITFDVLRRYMQHLGYKVRYVRNITDVGHLQNDADFGEDKIQKLAKAAHLEPMEVVEKYTNSFHKDMASLNVLPPDIEPRASGHIIEQIEMIQEILANGLAYESNGSVYFDVPAYNKEHNYGKLSGRVIEDLLSNTRDNLEGQEEKRSPLDFALWKKASPSHIMRWNSPWSEGFPGWHLECSAMSRKYLGTQFDIHGGGLDLMFPHHECEIAQSQASHNHSDAARFWMHNNLITINGKKMGKSLGNFITLGELFTGKHEVLQQAYSPMTIRFFILQAHYRSTLDFSNEGLQAARKGFLKVMNGLRILEQLQYPETAGEIDAKAEEEIKKQVAELFTSLNDDLNTAKVIAALFNLLKKINSMFTGGFKLETISKEVFEQMRTAYQTMVKDILGLKEEQTANAMDMLQLVLSFYKEAKEAKDYAKVDLIRAQLKGQGIVIKDMKTGIDWAYEE, encoded by the coding sequence ATGCAACACCCATTGTCATTATATAATACGCTCACGCGCCAGAAGTCAACCTTTGAACCCTTGCACAGCCCGTTCGTGGGGCTTTACGTCTGCGGGCCTACCGTCTACGGCGATGCCCATTTAGGCCACGCCCGCCCGTACATCACCTTTGACGTATTGCGCCGCTACATGCAACATTTGGGCTACAAGGTACGCTACGTGCGCAACATCACAGACGTGGGCCACTTGCAGAACGATGCCGACTTTGGCGAGGACAAGATTCAGAAACTGGCCAAAGCTGCGCACTTGGAGCCCATGGAAGTGGTGGAGAAATACACCAACAGCTTCCATAAAGACATGGCCAGCCTGAACGTATTGCCCCCGGATATAGAGCCACGCGCCTCGGGCCACATCATTGAGCAGATTGAGATGATTCAGGAGATTCTGGCCAACGGCCTGGCCTATGAGTCCAACGGGTCGGTTTATTTTGACGTACCTGCCTATAACAAGGAGCATAACTACGGCAAGCTGTCTGGCCGCGTGATAGAAGACTTGTTGTCCAATACCCGCGACAACCTGGAAGGGCAGGAGGAGAAGCGCTCGCCGCTGGATTTTGCGCTCTGGAAAAAGGCCTCGCCAAGTCATATCATGCGCTGGAACTCACCTTGGTCAGAAGGATTTCCGGGCTGGCATTTGGAGTGCTCGGCCATGAGTAGAAAATACCTGGGCACGCAGTTTGACATCCACGGCGGTGGTTTGGACTTGATGTTCCCGCACCATGAATGCGAGATTGCGCAGAGCCAGGCCAGTCACAACCATTCAGACGCCGCCCGCTTCTGGATGCATAACAACCTTATCACCATCAACGGCAAGAAGATGGGCAAATCCTTGGGCAACTTCATCACGTTGGGCGAGTTGTTCACTGGCAAGCATGAGGTATTGCAACAGGCCTATAGCCCCATGACCATCCGGTTCTTCATCTTGCAGGCCCATTACCGTAGCACGCTGGACTTCAGCAATGAAGGGCTGCAGGCCGCGCGCAAAGGCTTCTTGAAGGTGATGAACGGACTGCGCATCTTGGAGCAGTTGCAGTACCCAGAAACTGCTGGTGAGATTGACGCCAAAGCCGAAGAGGAAATCAAGAAGCAAGTAGCCGAATTATTTACTAGCTTGAATGATGATTTAAACACCGCCAAAGTCATTGCGGCCTTGTTCAACCTGCTCAAGAAAATCAACAGCATGTTCACGGGCGGCTTTAAATTGGAGACCATCTCCAAAGAAGTATTTGAGCAGATGCGCACCGCCTACCAGACCATGGTGAAAGACATCTTGGGCCTAAAAGAAGAGCAGACTGCCAATGCCATGGATATGCTCCAGCTGGTGCTCAGTTTCTACAAAGAAGCCAAGGAAGCCAAAGACTACGCCAAGGTGGATTTGATTAGGGCGCAGCTTAAAGGACAGGGCATTGTCATTAAAGATATGAAAACCGGGATTGACTGGGCTTATGAAGAATAA